Proteins found in one Nocardia brasiliensis ATCC 700358 genomic segment:
- the pcaC gene encoding 4-carboxymuconolactone decarboxylase — protein sequence MNERAERGAQVRREVLGDAHVDRAEAATTEFTRPFQEYITESVWGSIWTRPGLDRSTRSCITLAVLTALGRHDEIAMHVRAARRHGLTPAEIAEVLLHTAAYAGVPAANAAFTIGRAVLDEPDSAES from the coding sequence GTGAACGAACGTGCCGAGCGGGGCGCTCAGGTCCGGCGCGAGGTGCTCGGTGACGCGCACGTCGACCGTGCCGAGGCTGCGACGACCGAATTCACCCGCCCGTTCCAGGAATACATCACCGAGTCGGTGTGGGGATCGATCTGGACCCGCCCCGGTCTCGACCGCAGCACCCGCAGCTGCATCACCCTCGCCGTGCTCACCGCCCTGGGCCGCCACGACGAGATCGCGATGCACGTACGCGCGGCCCGCCGCCACGGCCTCACCCCCGCCGAGATCGCCGAGGTCCTCCTGCACACCGCGGCCTACGCGGGCGTCCCCGCCGCCAACGCCGCCTTCACGATCGGCCGAGCCGTATTGGACGAACCCGACTCCGCCGAGTCCTAG
- a CDS encoding CoA-transferase subunit beta encodes MNRIPAETDAAPVRATADEVMTVAAARALTGGKRCFVGIGLPSTAANLARTTHAPDLVLIYESGTLGAKPGRLPASIGDGILAETADAVIGVPEVFNYWLQPGRIDIGFLGAAQLDRFGNINTTVIGDYRRPKVRLPGAGGAPEIAASCGEVFVVVRQSRQSFVERVDFVTSFGHGRGGGERARLGLRGAGPTRIITDLGIMRPDATGELVLVAVHPGVRVEQVRAATGWELKVAAELEVTAPPSAAELAALHALQAAS; translated from the coding sequence ATGAACCGGATTCCGGCCGAAACGGACGCCGCGCCGGTGCGGGCCACCGCCGACGAGGTGATGACGGTCGCCGCCGCGCGGGCGCTCACCGGCGGCAAGCGGTGTTTCGTCGGCATCGGATTGCCCTCCACCGCAGCGAATTTGGCGCGCACCACACATGCGCCCGACCTGGTGCTGATCTATGAGTCCGGCACACTGGGCGCCAAACCCGGCCGACTGCCCGCCTCGATCGGAGACGGGATACTCGCGGAAACCGCGGACGCGGTGATCGGCGTGCCGGAGGTGTTCAACTATTGGCTGCAACCGGGGCGCATCGATATCGGCTTTCTCGGTGCCGCGCAACTGGATCGGTTCGGCAATATCAACACCACCGTCATCGGCGACTATCGGCGGCCGAAGGTGCGGCTGCCGGGTGCGGGTGGCGCGCCCGAGATCGCCGCGTCCTGCGGCGAGGTGTTCGTGGTGGTCCGCCAATCGCGGCAATCCTTCGTCGAGCGAGTCGATTTCGTCACCTCGTTCGGCCACGGCCGCGGCGGCGGGGAGCGCGCCCGGCTCGGCCTGCGCGGGGCTGGGCCGACGCGGATCATCACCGATCTCGGGATCATGCGACCCGATGCCACCGGTGAACTGGTGCTGGTCGCGGTGCATCCCGGGGTGCGTGTCGAGCAGGTGCGAGCGGCTACCGGTTGGGAGCTGAAAGTCGCTGCCGAACTGGAGGTTACGGCACCGCCCTCGGCTGCCGAACTCGCCGCGCTGCACGCCTTGCAGGCGGCGTCGTGA
- a CDS encoding FAD-binding oxidoreductase, with protein sequence MTTAFDGPPLEIDTRPAVLDQFTVDETGRAGHRPRGVAAPADADEVAALVRWARTTRTPLIARGAGTSLEGHLLAQHDELIVDLSQANSILDISPADFTATVQPGVTRTRLNSATAEYGLQFTVDPGADASLGGMAATNASGTTTVRYGGMRANVLALQAVLPDATVARFGRAVRKSSSGYDLKDLLIGSAGTLGIITELTVRLHPIPEWLRSLRISFPTVTDAVDAAVEMLGAALPVSRLELVDAVSMVATNAYRGTDYAETPALFIDVESSSEPAAIAEEAEITRIDRGHNALDIAAARTHTERYALWEDRHNLFFALKSLHPGRRFMVTDTAVPYSRLAAAVDTALRLGTELGLAVSVCGHIGDGNVHTIVPYDEHDDEVVQQYSDRLVRHALSVGGTATGEHGIGLTKKKYLREEHGAAVDLMLAIKRTLDPLNLFNPGKVLDP encoded by the coding sequence ATGACCACCGCGTTCGACGGCCCACCCCTCGAGATCGACACACGCCCCGCGGTTCTCGACCAGTTCACGGTCGACGAGACCGGGCGCGCGGGGCACCGCCCGCGCGGCGTCGCGGCACCGGCCGATGCCGACGAGGTGGCCGCGCTGGTGCGGTGGGCGCGGACGACCCGGACCCCACTCATCGCCCGCGGTGCCGGAACAAGCCTGGAAGGACATCTGCTCGCCCAGCACGACGAACTGATCGTCGATCTGTCGCAGGCGAATTCGATCCTCGACATCTCCCCTGCCGATTTCACCGCCACGGTGCAGCCGGGCGTCACCCGCACCCGATTGAACTCGGCCACAGCCGAATACGGTTTGCAGTTCACCGTCGACCCCGGGGCCGACGCCTCGCTGGGCGGCATGGCCGCGACCAATGCCAGCGGCACCACCACCGTCCGCTACGGCGGGATGCGGGCGAATGTGCTTGCGTTGCAAGCAGTGCTCCCCGATGCGACAGTGGCGCGCTTCGGTCGCGCGGTCCGCAAATCCTCCAGCGGCTACGACCTCAAAGATCTGCTGATCGGCTCCGCGGGGACCCTCGGCATCATCACCGAACTCACCGTGCGCCTGCACCCCATCCCCGAATGGCTACGCTCGCTGCGGATTTCGTTTCCCACGGTGACGGACGCGGTCGACGCCGCCGTCGAGATGCTCGGCGCCGCCCTCCCGGTGAGCAGGCTGGAACTCGTCGACGCGGTCAGCATGGTCGCGACCAACGCCTATCGGGGCACCGACTACGCCGAGACCCCGGCGCTGTTCATCGACGTGGAGTCGTCGTCCGAGCCGGCGGCGATCGCCGAGGAAGCGGAGATCACCCGAATCGACCGGGGCCACAACGCCCTCGACATCGCCGCGGCCCGCACCCACACCGAGCGCTACGCCCTGTGGGAGGACCGGCACAATCTCTTCTTCGCGCTCAAGTCGCTGCACCCGGGTCGCCGATTCATGGTGACCGACACCGCCGTCCCGTACTCCCGCCTCGCGGCCGCCGTCGATACCGCGCTGCGCCTGGGCACGGAACTCGGCCTGGCGGTCAGCGTCTGCGGGCACATCGGCGACGGCAACGTGCACACCATCGTGCCCTACGACGAGCACGACGACGAGGTGGTGCAGCAGTACTCCGATCGACTGGTGCGCCACGCCCTGTCCGTCGGCGGCACCGCGACGGGCGAGCACGGCATCGGACTCACCAAGAAGAAGTACCTGCGCGAAGAACACGGCGCGGCAGTAGACCTGATGCTCGCCATCAAGCGCACCCTCGACCCGCTGAACCTCTTCAACCCGGGCAAGGTCCTCGACCCCTGA
- a CDS encoding ester cyclase yields the protein MDSTSRTAADAARALAIRSVRLMADGARADFDAIIHPDATNREAKAEPPATRGRGPGAFYATALWLRAAYADLHHTIEDAVVDGDLVALHTTMRGRHVGPFVAYAEDGRVDQVFPPTGRTFAVTQSHWLRIADGKVIEHWANRDDLGQAIQLGWVPPTPAFLLRMAWAKRRAGRLAGVGR from the coding sequence ATGGACAGCACTTCCCGCACCGCGGCCGACGCCGCGCGCGCACTGGCCATCCGTTCGGTGCGCCTCATGGCCGACGGGGCCCGCGCCGACTTCGACGCGATCATTCACCCCGACGCGACCAATCGGGAGGCCAAGGCCGAGCCGCCCGCCACCCGGGGGCGCGGACCGGGCGCGTTCTACGCCACGGCGCTCTGGCTGCGTGCCGCCTACGCAGACCTGCATCACACGATCGAGGACGCCGTGGTGGACGGTGATCTGGTGGCGCTGCACACCACGATGCGCGGACGGCACGTCGGCCCCTTCGTGGCCTATGCCGAGGACGGTCGAGTGGACCAGGTCTTCCCGCCGACCGGAAGGACCTTCGCGGTCACCCAGTCGCATTGGCTGCGCATCGCGGACGGCAAGGTGATCGAGCACTGGGCCAACCGGGACGATCTCGGGCAGGCGATCCAGCTGGGCTGGGTCCCGCCGACCCCGGCTTTCCTGCTGCGCATGGCCTGGGCCAAGCGCAGGGCCGGGCGGCTTGCCGGAGTGGGACGCTAG
- the pcaD gene encoding 3-oxoadipate enol-lactonase yields the protein MSSVVVHAHVDGPSAGETVVLSGSLGSDVRMWEPQVAALTTAGYRVVRYDQRGHGNSPVPAGPYALADLGSDVLALLDRLAARRVHFVGLSLGGMVGMWLGAHAPHRLRTLTLCCTSAELGPPAGWAERAATVRAAGTAAVAGAVVRRWFTPRWGAAHPERIRFYENMIAATPAEGYAACCAAIETMDIAAGLPRISAPTLVIAGADDPATPPAHGHRIATAIPLSRLEIIESAAHLANVERPDVVGRLILGHLKENS from the coding sequence ATGAGTTCGGTTGTGGTGCATGCCCACGTCGACGGACCGTCGGCGGGGGAGACCGTGGTGCTGAGCGGGTCGCTCGGCAGCGATGTGCGAATGTGGGAGCCACAGGTGGCGGCGCTCACCACCGCGGGCTACCGGGTGGTGCGCTATGACCAACGCGGTCATGGGAATTCGCCGGTGCCCGCCGGACCGTATGCCCTGGCCGATCTCGGTTCCGACGTGCTCGCGCTGCTCGACCGGCTGGCCGCTCGTCGCGTGCATTTCGTGGGATTGTCCCTGGGCGGCATGGTGGGCATGTGGCTCGGTGCGCATGCCCCGCACCGGTTGCGCACATTGACGCTGTGCTGCACCAGCGCCGAACTCGGCCCGCCCGCCGGCTGGGCCGAGCGCGCCGCCACGGTCCGCGCCGCAGGGACCGCGGCGGTGGCGGGCGCGGTCGTGCGTCGGTGGTTCACCCCGCGGTGGGGCGCCGCCCACCCGGAACGAATCCGTTTCTACGAGAACATGATCGCCGCCACGCCCGCCGAGGGCTACGCCGCGTGCTGCGCGGCGATCGAAACGATGGACATCGCGGCGGGTCTGCCCAGGATCAGCGCTCCCACGTTGGTCATCGCGGGCGCGGATGATCCCGCGACACCGCCCGCGCACGGTCACCGCATCGCCACGGCAATCCCGCTGTCCCGGCTCGAAATCATCGAGTCCGCGGCACATCTGGCGAACGTCGAACGACCGGACGTCGTCGGCCGGCTGATCCTCGGACACCTGAAGGAGAATTCGTGA
- the pcaG gene encoding protocatechuate 3,4-dioxygenase subunit alpha — MTSLPSTPSQTVGPYLHLGLTWADGQFAVPPGAPGAVWLTGRVFDGAGTAIDDAMVETWQVVGDEHRGERNGFARSDTRRGEYALHIPFPEAVCDGAGGLQAPHLDMSVFARGLLHRVVTRVYFPEHADRHAGDPVLVTVPPGRRHTLIAARAGDGYVFDVHLQGSDETVFFDV; from the coding sequence ATGACTAGCCTGCCCAGCACGCCCTCGCAGACCGTCGGTCCCTACCTGCATCTCGGATTGACCTGGGCGGACGGGCAATTCGCGGTCCCGCCCGGCGCGCCGGGCGCGGTGTGGCTCACCGGCCGGGTGTTCGACGGCGCGGGCACCGCGATCGACGACGCCATGGTGGAGACCTGGCAGGTGGTCGGCGACGAGCACCGCGGCGAGCGAAACGGTTTCGCGCGCAGCGATACCCGACGCGGTGAATACGCGTTGCACATCCCGTTTCCGGAAGCGGTGTGTGACGGCGCGGGTGGGCTGCAAGCCCCGCACCTGGACATGTCGGTGTTCGCCCGAGGACTGCTGCACCGTGTCGTCACCCGGGTGTACTTCCCCGAGCACGCCGACCGGCACGCGGGCGACCCCGTCCTGGTGACGGTGCCGCCGGGACGCAGGCATACGTTGATCGCCGCCCGCGCCGGAGACGGTTACGTTTTCGACGTCCACCTGCAAGGTTCGGACGAGACGGTGTTCTTCGATGTCTGA
- a CDS encoding thiolase family protein — protein MTGAFLYDGVRTPFGRYGGALAGVRPDDLGAHVLRTLAERTEFDPATVDDVVFGAANQAGEDNRNLARMATLLAGWPTSVPGTTVNRLCGSSLDATLHAARMIETGDASLVVAGGVESMSRAPWVLTKPPKGFPAGDATLHSSTLGWRMVNPAMPAAWTVSLGESTEALAERFGIDRAAQDEFAARSHRSAARAWADGFYDDHVVAVPDTGLAWDEPIRPGTTVTTLAGLRPAFRANGTVTAGNASPLSDGACALLLGDEYMADRIGCAPLARIAGRGAAGVGRRGWTPTCSASVRYRRLESRWREPESAGAISVWSS, from the coding sequence GTGACCGGCGCCTTCCTCTATGACGGCGTGCGGACGCCGTTCGGCCGATACGGCGGCGCGCTGGCGGGCGTGCGCCCGGACGATCTCGGCGCGCACGTGTTGCGCACCCTCGCCGAACGAACGGAATTCGACCCCGCGACGGTGGACGACGTCGTCTTCGGTGCGGCCAACCAAGCCGGAGAAGATAATCGCAATCTCGCCCGGATGGCCACCCTGCTCGCGGGCTGGCCGACCTCGGTGCCCGGGACGACGGTGAACCGATTGTGCGGGTCGAGCCTGGACGCGACGCTGCACGCGGCACGAATGATCGAGACCGGTGACGCGTCGCTCGTCGTGGCGGGCGGGGTCGAATCGATGAGCCGTGCCCCGTGGGTGCTGACCAAGCCACCCAAGGGTTTTCCCGCCGGTGACGCGACGCTGCACTCGTCCACGCTGGGCTGGCGGATGGTCAATCCGGCGATGCCCGCGGCCTGGACGGTCTCGCTGGGCGAGAGCACCGAAGCGCTGGCCGAACGGTTCGGCATCGATCGGGCGGCACAGGACGAGTTCGCCGCGCGCAGTCACCGCTCGGCCGCACGGGCCTGGGCGGACGGGTTCTACGACGATCACGTTGTCGCGGTACCGGATACCGGACTCGCCTGGGACGAGCCGATCCGGCCCGGCACCACCGTGACCACGCTGGCGGGGTTGCGGCCCGCGTTCCGGGCGAACGGTACGGTGACCGCCGGGAACGCCTCGCCGCTGAGCGACGGGGCGTGCGCGCTCCTGCTCGGCGACGAGTACATGGCAGACCGGATCGGTTGCGCACCTCTGGCCAGGATCGCCGGGCGCGGGGCGGCGGGGGTGGGGCGGCGGGGGTGGACCCCGACCTGTTCGGCGTCGGTCCGGTACAGGCGGCTCGAATCGCGTTGGCGCGAGCCGGAATCGGCTGGGGCGATATCGGTGTGGTCGAGTTGA
- a CDS encoding CoA transferase subunit A, giving the protein MARISSLATAVAELVHDGDTVALEGFTHLIPVAAGQEIIRQRVRGLTLVRMTPDIVYDQLIGAGCAAKLVFSWGGNPGVGSLHRFRDAVEHAWPNALELEEHSHAGMANRYVAGASGLPFAVLRGYVGTDLPTVTATIKPISCPFTGEQLTAVPALRPDVTVIHAQRADRAGNVQLWGLLGVQKEAVLAARQSLVTVEEIVDELTPVPGAIVLPAWAITAVAAVPGGAHPSYAQGYSERDNAFYAAWDPISRDRGRFTEWLDEHVFAGSDA; this is encoded by the coding sequence GTGGCCAGGATTTCGTCCTTGGCGACCGCGGTGGCCGAGCTCGTGCACGACGGCGACACCGTCGCCCTAGAGGGCTTCACGCATCTGATCCCGGTGGCCGCCGGGCAGGAGATCATCCGGCAGCGCGTGCGCGGGCTGACTCTGGTGCGGATGACCCCGGACATCGTGTACGACCAGCTGATCGGCGCGGGCTGCGCGGCCAAGCTGGTGTTCTCGTGGGGCGGCAATCCGGGTGTCGGTTCGCTGCACCGGTTCCGGGACGCGGTGGAGCACGCCTGGCCGAACGCGCTGGAACTCGAGGAGCACAGCCACGCGGGCATGGCCAACCGTTATGTCGCGGGCGCCTCCGGTCTGCCGTTCGCGGTGCTGCGCGGTTACGTCGGCACCGACCTGCCGACGGTCACCGCGACCATCAAACCGATCAGCTGCCCCTTCACCGGCGAACAGCTCACCGCGGTGCCCGCGCTGCGGCCGGATGTCACCGTGATTCACGCCCAGCGGGCGGACCGGGCCGGAAACGTGCAGCTGTGGGGTCTGCTCGGGGTGCAGAAGGAAGCCGTGCTGGCCGCGCGGCAGAGTCTGGTCACCGTCGAGGAGATCGTCGACGAGCTCACCCCGGTGCCCGGCGCGATCGTACTGCCGGCGTGGGCGATCACCGCGGTCGCCGCGGTGCCCGGCGGCGCGCATCCGTCCTACGCGCAGGGGTATTCCGAACGCGACAACGCCTTCTACGCGGCCTGGGACCCGATCAGCCGGGACCGTGGCCGTTTCACCGAATGGCTCGATGAGCACGTCTTCGCGGGGAGTGACGCATGA
- the pcaH gene encoding protocatechuate 3,4-dioxygenase subunit beta, translating into MSARHCATPFPAGFRRDPDGSHPPLDYAEYASTVLRHPRESLIVLPQRLTELTGPVFGSDRVGPADHDLTAQHAGEPIGQRIIVHGRLLDGDGKPIPHSLIEIWQANAGGRYRHDRDRWNCALDPNFDGAGRTYTDSAGRYEFTTVKPGAYPWRNHHNAWRPAHIHFSLFGQAFTQRLVTQMYFPGDPLFFQDPVYHSVPAHARELLVSRFDHARTEPERALAFEFDIVLRGRNATPFEDEEADDD; encoded by the coding sequence ATGAGCGCACGACATTGCGCGACACCATTTCCGGCCGGATTCCGCCGCGACCCGGACGGCAGCCATCCGCCGCTGGACTACGCGGAGTACGCGTCCACGGTGCTGCGGCACCCGCGCGAATCGCTGATCGTGTTGCCGCAGCGGCTGACCGAGCTCACCGGGCCGGTCTTCGGCTCGGATCGGGTAGGTCCCGCCGACCACGACTTGACCGCGCAGCACGCGGGCGAGCCGATCGGCCAGCGGATCATCGTGCACGGGCGGCTGCTCGACGGTGACGGCAAGCCGATCCCGCACTCGCTCATCGAGATCTGGCAGGCGAACGCGGGCGGTCGCTACCGGCACGACCGCGACCGCTGGAACTGCGCCCTGGACCCCAACTTCGACGGCGCCGGACGCACCTACACCGACAGCGCCGGGCGATACGAGTTCACCACGGTCAAACCCGGTGCGTATCCGTGGCGTAACCATCACAACGCGTGGCGGCCCGCGCACATCCACTTCTCGTTGTTCGGGCAGGCTTTCACCCAGCGCCTGGTGACGCAGATGTACTTCCCCGGCGATCCGCTGTTCTTCCAGGACCCGGTTTACCACTCGGTGCCCGCGCACGCGCGCGAATTGCTGGTCAGCCGTTTCGATCACGCGCGCACCGAGCCGGAGCGAGCCCTGGCCTTCGAGTTCGACATCGTGCTGCGCGGCCGGAACGCGACCCCGTTCGAAGACGAGGAGGCCGACGATGACTAG
- the pcaB gene encoding 3-carboxy-cis,cis-muconate cycloisomerase, producing MSELFGGVLAAGQVTEVVGDRAWVQAMLDVEAALARASATVGVVPAAAADEIEKHCRAEEYDIGAAGAAAVRIGNPVGPLVRALTARVDPVAAAYVHLGATSQDVLDTAAMLVTSRALTALRADLVACAELLARSAEEHADTVLAGRSLLQQAPPVTLGLTAAGWLGGVVAALRQLDRVRDSRLAVQFGGAVGTAAALGEYGIPVLAELARRLRLGEPTLPWHTERSRIAEIAGTLGQTCGAVSKIARDVTLLAQTEVAEVAEHGPSGSGGSSTMPHKRNPVAAVLAAGAAAQAPGLVATVLSSGAHEHQRAAGSWHAEWRPLVELLRSTGSAVHWLRVCLSRLHIDSARMRANLAASGGVLMAERVVVELVSASGGAVGRQEAGDLVAACCADAGRGDLAAVLAADPVIGEYLDRKRIDELLDPSGYLGSANEFRLRALAEWREVQR from the coding sequence ATGTCTGAGCTGTTCGGTGGGGTGCTCGCGGCAGGCCAGGTAACGGAGGTGGTCGGCGATCGGGCGTGGGTGCAGGCGATGCTCGATGTCGAGGCGGCGCTCGCCCGCGCTTCGGCGACGGTGGGCGTGGTTCCCGCCGCGGCCGCGGACGAGATCGAAAAGCACTGCCGGGCAGAGGAGTACGACATCGGTGCGGCGGGCGCGGCCGCGGTGCGGATCGGCAATCCGGTGGGTCCGCTGGTCCGCGCGCTGACCGCGCGGGTCGACCCCGTGGCGGCGGCCTACGTGCACCTCGGGGCGACCAGTCAGGATGTCCTCGACACCGCCGCGATGCTGGTCACCTCCCGAGCGCTGACCGCGCTGCGTGCCGACCTGGTGGCCTGCGCCGAGCTGCTCGCGCGGTCGGCCGAGGAGCATGCGGACACTGTGCTGGCGGGGCGCAGCCTGCTGCAACAGGCACCCCCGGTGACGCTCGGGCTCACCGCCGCCGGCTGGCTGGGTGGCGTGGTCGCGGCGCTGCGCCAGCTCGACCGTGTTCGGGACAGTCGCCTGGCGGTGCAGTTCGGTGGTGCTGTCGGGACGGCGGCGGCGCTGGGCGAGTACGGAATTCCTGTGCTCGCCGAACTGGCGCGTCGTCTCCGTCTCGGGGAGCCGACCCTGCCTTGGCACACCGAACGCAGCCGAATCGCCGAAATCGCGGGCACTTTGGGCCAGACCTGCGGTGCGGTCTCGAAGATCGCCCGCGACGTCACCCTGCTCGCGCAGACCGAAGTCGCCGAGGTGGCCGAGCACGGCCCGTCCGGTAGCGGCGGATCATCGACCATGCCGCACAAGCGAAATCCCGTCGCCGCGGTGCTCGCCGCCGGTGCAGCCGCGCAGGCACCGGGCCTGGTCGCCACCGTGCTGAGTTCCGGTGCCCACGAACATCAACGCGCCGCCGGCTCGTGGCACGCGGAGTGGCGACCGCTGGTCGAACTGCTGCGCAGCACCGGCTCGGCGGTGCACTGGCTGCGTGTTTGCCTGTCGCGCCTGCACATCGATTCCGCGCGGATGCGGGCGAACCTGGCAGCCTCCGGCGGTGTGCTCATGGCCGAACGCGTCGTCGTCGAGTTGGTGTCGGCGAGCGGGGGTGCGGTGGGTCGACAGGAGGCCGGTGATCTCGTCGCCGCCTGCTGTGCCGACGCGGGGCGGGGCGACCTTGCCGCAGTGCTCGCGGCCGATCCGGTGATCGGGGAGTACCTGGACCGCAAGCGAATCGACGAGCTGCTCGATCCGTCCGGGTATCTGGGTTCAGCGAACGAATTCCGGCTGCGCGCGCTGGCCGAATGGCGCGAGGTCCAGCGATGA